In a single window of the Centroberyx gerrardi isolate f3 chromosome 17, fCenGer3.hap1.cur.20231027, whole genome shotgun sequence genome:
- the yy1a gene encoding transcriptional repressor protein YY1a → MASGDTLYIETDGSEMPAEIVELHEIEVETIETTVVGDDDDHQPMIALQPLDTDDPHSIHHHQEVILVQTREEVVGEDDSELHTDDGFEDQILIPVPVPAVEEDYIEQTLVTVAGKSSSAGRMKKGGSGKKAGKKSYLSGEMGRKWEQKQVQIKTLEGEFSVTMWASDDKKDIDHEEQIIGENSPPDYSEYMTGKKLPPGGIPGIDLSDPKQLAEFARMKPRKIKEDDAPRTIACPHKGCTKMFRDNSAMRKHLHTHGPRVHVCAECGKAFVESSKLKRHQLVHTGEKPFQCTFEGCGKRFSLDFNLRTHVRIHTGDRPYVCPFDGCNKKFAQSTNLKSHILTHAKAKNNQ, encoded by the exons atgGCATCGGGTGACACCCTGTACATAGAAACGGATGGGTCGGAAATGCCAGCCGAAATCGTGGAACTTCACGAAATCGAAGTAGAGACAATCGAGACAACAGTTGTTGGAGACGACGATGACCACCAGCCTATGATCGCCTTACAGCCTCTTGACACAGACGATCCCCACTCGATTCACCATCACCAGGAGGTGATTTTGGTGCAAACCAGGGAAGAGGTGGTGGGTGAGGATGACTCTGAACTGCACACAGACGACGGGTTCGAGGACCAGATCCTCATCCCCGTCCCGGTGCCCGCCGTGGAGGAGGACTATATCGAACAGACTCTGGTTACTGTCGCTGGGAAAAGCTCGTCGGCAGGGCGGATGAAGAAGGGTGGAAGCGGAAAGAAAGCGGGCAAAAAGAGCTACTTGAGCGGAGAAATGGGCAGAAAATGGGAACAGAAGCAGGTCCAGATAAAGACTTTGGAAGGGGAGTTTTCTGTTACGATGTGGGCATCGG ATGACAAGAAGGACATCGACCATGAGGAGCAGATCATTGGTGAGAACTCTCCACCAGATTACTCTGAATACATGACAGGGAAGAAGCTTCCTCCAGGAGGCATCCCAGGCATCGACCTGTCAGATCCCAAACAGCTGGCAGAGTTTGCACG AATGAAGCCAAGGAAGATAAAAGAAGATGATGCTCCCAGAACGATAGCATGTCCACACAAA GGATGTACCAAGATGTTCAGGGACAACTCAGCCATGAGAAAGCACTTGCACACCCACGGGCCTCGCGTGCACGTCTGCGCCGAGTGTGGCAAAGCCTTTGTGGAGAGCTCGAAGCTGAAGAGGCATCAACTCgtacacacaggagagaaaccttTCCAG TGCACATTTGAGGGCTGTGGCAAGCGGTTCTCTCTGGACTTTAACTTGCGCACACACGTGCGTATTCACACTGGAGACCGCCCCTATGTGTGCCCCTTCGACGGCTGCAACAAGAAGTTTGCCCAGTCAACCAACCTGAAGTCTCACATCCTCACACACGCCAAAGCTAAAAACAACCAGTGA
- the degs2 gene encoding sphingolipid delta(4)-desaturase/C4-monooxygenase DES2, protein MGKTGGRGDFEWVYNDQPHTSRRKEILAKYPEIKSLMGPDPQLKWVVSGMVLTQLVACYMVHTLSWKWIFFWAYAFGGCINHSLTLAIHDISHNVAFGNKLAKWNRWFAMWANIPIGLPYSASFKKYHIDHHRYLGGDKLDVDIPTDIEGWFFCTPARKVLWLFLQPLFYALRPLVVNPKPICQLEIQNAVVQFTADFIIYYLWGLKPIVYLIAGSILCMGLHPISGHFIAEHYMFMKGHETYSYYGPLNWITFNVGYHMEHHDFPSIPGSKLPQVKQIAAEYYDSLPQHTSWTRVLWDFVFDDSIGPYARIKREYKLVKQE, encoded by the exons ATGGGGAAGACAGGTGGAAGAGGAGACTTTGAATGGGTCTACAATGACCAGCCTCACACTtcaagaagaaaagaaatactGG cCAAGTATCCAGAGATCAAGTCCCTCATGGGTCCAGACCCCCAGCTGAAGTGGGTGGTATCAGGCATGGTTCTGACCCAGCTGGTGGCCTGCTACATGGTCCACACCCTCTCCTGGAAGTGGATCTTCTTCTGGGCCTACGCCTTCGGTGGCTGCATTAACCACTCGCTGACCCTGGCCATCCATGACATCTCTCACAACGTGGCCTTTGGCAACAAACTGGCCAAGTGGAACCGCTGGTTTGCCATGTGGGCCAACATTCCCATCGGTCTGCCCTACTCCGCCTCCTTCAAGAAGTACCACATCGACCACCATCGGTATCTGGGAGGCGACAAGCTAGACGTCGACATCCCCACGGACATCGAGGGATGGTTCTTCTGCACGCCGGCCAGGAAGGTCCTCTGGCTCTTCCTGCAGCCCCTTTTCTACGCCCTGCGCCCCTTGGTGGTCAATCCTAAACCCATCTGCCAGCTGGAGATCCAGAATGCAGTGGTTCAGTTCACAGCAGACTTCATTATCTACTATCTGTGGGGGCTGAAGCCTATTGTTTACCTCATCGCGGGATCTATCCTGTGCATGGGACTGCATCCTATCTCGGGACATTTCATAGCTGAGCATTACATGTTTATGAAGGGACACGAGACATATTCGTACTATGGACCTCTGAACTGGATCACGTTCAATGTTGGGTATCACATGGAGCATCATGACTTTCCAAGTATACCTGGCAGTAAACTACCTCAG GTCAAGCAAATTGCAGCAGAGTATTATGACTCCCTGCCTCAACACACTTCCTGGACCCGGGTATTATGGGACTTTGTGTTCGACGACAGCATTGGCCCCTATGCCAGAATCAAACGGGAATACAAGCTAGTCAAGCAGGAATAG